Proteins co-encoded in one Malus sylvestris chromosome 9, drMalSylv7.2, whole genome shotgun sequence genomic window:
- the LOC126582479 gene encoding uncharacterized protein LOC126582479 has translation MVVEESNKVEDTLVVGKQRVRAVAGQIYDSKKGVSCHQCRQKMTEKLTALAASCKNVKAKGICPIQFCHKCLWNRYGLKAEQVELEEDWKCPKCQGNCNCSICLKKNGFQPTGLLVYEAKARGFQSVSDMLTMYKPKKQGEEDDKSKDGSPQKRVASDKAIVVSSPRKRGKENTLDRSKDMNLDAALNSGEQKTKKAKREELTEVCNGSRDGGAAVSNKDAKPKAKEVRRHRKVKECPVNIENQKVDLDLPLPQGNPLTSVAGVELAAEDVGNALQFLKFCETFGEFLKIQKCQAESVLRELSRRGSGRRGRPGQYSSVIRFHNYMLSFIQKGSLEESSSLDQSSHNKSWFQDLGELISASGVSKVDPVLKELSPECFSKGGDGYDMLNITQKLRILNFLCDEALDTDMLSGWIEEQNEKLVQRKRDAKEKVAKAKDKERDLKKKLQEEMAKRIISNNGYPVRISERNSIVSQITSKAAKAHTEVVEAMAMLPKSNEICEAVRIEAYVLDVHGRAFWKLNGDFGEDILLQDMGTWDGAPSVETWFVYGAEMKEPIDKYLSFLSLKQERARGQRPFKTRFASNEEDLQVPQTPESNEENPPVSDTFSKQ, from the exons ATGGTGGTGGAGGAGAGCAACAAGGTTGAGGATACTCTGGTGGTCGGGAAGCAACGCGTTCGGGCCGTCGCTGGCCAGATCTATGACTCCAAGAAAGGAGTTTCCTGCCATCAG TGCCGTCAGAAGATGACGGAAAAGTTGACAGCTTTGGCGGCCTCCTGTAAGAACGTCAAAGCGAAAGGCATTTGCCCGATTCAGTTTTGCCATAAGTGTCTGTGGAACAG GTATGGATTGAAAGCTGAACAAGTGGAACTCGAGGAGGATTGGAAATGTCCGAAATGTCAAGGCAATTGCAATTGCAGTATATGCTT GAAGAAAAACGGTTTCCAACCCACTGGTCTTCTCGTGTACGAAGCCAAGGCGAGAGGGTTTCAATCTGTTTCTGATATGCTGACTATGTACAAGCCAAAAAAGCAAGGGGAGGAGGATGACAAAAGCAAGGATGGCTCGCCACAAAAGCGAGTCGCTTCAGACAAG GCAATTGTGGTTAGTTCACCAAGAAAACGAGGGAAGGAGAACACTCTCGATCGAAGCAAAGATATGAACTTGGATGCAGCTCTGAACTCTGGTGAGCAGAAAACTAAGAAAGCAAAGCGGGAAGAGTTGACGGAAGTTTGTAATGGCAGCAGAGATGGTGGTGCTGCTGTGAGTAATAAGGATGCCAAGCCCAAGGCCAAGGAAGTCAGAAGGCATCGGAAAGTAAAGGAATGCCCCGTGAATATTGAGAATCAAAAGGTTGATCTTGACCTTCCCCTGCCACAGGGCAATCCCTTGACATCTGTAGCTGGTGTTGAATTGGCTGCTGAGGATGTTGGAAATGCTCTGCAGTTTCTGAAATTTTGCGAAACTTTTGGAGAG TTTCTTAAAATCCAAAAATGCCAAGCTGAATCTGTACTTAGAGAACTATCACGTCGAGGAAGTGGGCGAAGGGGACGGCCTGGACAATACTCCTCAGTGATTCGATTTCATAACTATATGCTCTCCTTCATACAGAAGGGTTCCTTAGAGGA GTCTTCTTCTTTAGATCAATCAAGCCACAATAAGTCCTGGTTCCAAGATTTGGGGGAACTTATCTCTGCATCCGGTGTCTCTAAGGTCGATCCTGTATTAAAGGAACTGTCCCCAGAGTGTTTTAGCAAAGGCGGGGATGGATATGATATGTTGAACATCACTCAAAAGCTCAGGATTTTGAATTTCCTTTGTGATGAGGCTCTTGACACCGA TATGCTAAGTGGATGGATAGAggaacaaaatgaaaaattggtCCAACGAAAAAGGGACGCCAAAGAAAAAGTTGCTAAAGCAAAGGATAAG GAGAGAGATCTCAAAAAGAAGTTGCAGGAGGAGATGGCAAAGAGGATAATTTCAAACAATGGTTATCCTGTCCGAATTTCAGAACGTAACTCTATTGTTTCACAAATCACAAGCAAGGCAGCTAAAGCTCACACTGAGGTGGTTGAAGCAATGGCCATGTTACCTAAAA GCAATGAAATATGTGAGGCTGTTAGAATAGAGGCTTATGTTTTGGATGTTCATGGCCGTGCATTTTGGAAACTGAACGGTGATTTTGGTGAAGATATTTTGCTTCAAG ATATGGGAACGTGGGATGGAGCTCCTTCTGTTGAAACCTGGTTCGTTTATGGTGCTGAAATGAAAGAGCCAATCGACAAATACCTCTCTTTTCTGAGTCTAAA ACAAGAACGGGCCAGGGGCCAGAGGCCATTCAAAACTCGGTTTGCAAGCAATGAAGAAGACTTGCAGGTTCCTCAGACTCCTGAAAGCAATGAAGAAAACCCTCCGGTTTCCGACACCTTCTCAAAGCAATGA